The segment CCTGATCAATTAACTTGTCTGAACTACTCTTGCTCATTCAGCTCatcataataaaatgtgtttcagtCCACATTTCCATCATACTTTAACCTTATTGAACTACATTTGGACCTGTAGATGTAGTAAAGATCTTAATTGTGTTACAGAAAATGGCGATACCCTGGAGATACATCCTGATCAATTAACTTGTCTGAACTACTCTTGCTCATTCAGCTCatcataataaaatgtgtttcagtCCACATTTCCATCATACTTTTTAACCTTATTGAACTACATTTGGACCTGTAGATGTAGTAAAGATCTTAATTGTGTTACAGAAAATGGCGATACCCTGGAGATACATCCTGACCAGTGGGCCTGTCTGGGCCACCACCCTTGCTCATGTTGGGCAAAACTGGGGAATTTGGACTATCCTCACAGAGATTCCGACTTATTTTAACAAAGCACTGAACTTCAATCTCAGCAaggtatgtaacatttttatgatcgtgttacaaattattttcctctattatttttaaccctccgagcgtccatcGTACTTGGTGAAATGAATACCTGTTTTGTGAGATTTTACAGATTctccttgtaaaatttataataaatctaaatagtaacttaaatatGAAGTGTGTATACCACTTTTGTGCAAAGAACTGTGCTTTCAGGCTGTGTAACTTTGAAGTAAGAAACACAAATTTCTTGGTTCAGAAtagaaaaagataaacaaaaaataaaaattaaaacaaaatttgcaataaagCATGcatatgtatttgaattattacaCATATTCAAAGTTAAGAATAGCTGAATTGTAGGAAATTTTGTCCTGAAGACAGAAATGTATAATGTTGAACGgtttatattaatagttatttttttatgtacggTACTTTTAGGAAAAAGCACACATTTGAAATTGTTCCTACTTGTGGAAGTTATATTACACATTGATATAAcaatgttcttactttttatattgtactaaatatAGTAGCAATACAACATTTAGAATAACCTACTTGTAGTGATTATTCTTTATGGAaagcataaacaatatttacatgcaataatatcATTACTAACAAATAGTAACTACATGACAACGAACTGAAAcgaaaacaagaacaaaatagACTGTAAACAGCAAATTTCACACGTTCGTATCCgagcaacaaaaaaaaaaatgcaaaccCACTTTGCTGGAAACAACAGCTGATGAAAATGGTACAGACTACAAGAAATCAATAGACcactaaacataaataaaaactcatgGACTTTCAAATGGTATAGGTTATAATGCGATTTGACTGGTAGTAGCGTTGgagaattaaatttaacaacatgAATTTTTATCATCAAAATTTTTTATGTGGACGTTTAGTAAAAGTCTGAGTTGTCAAAAATATTGATGATGGACGCTCGGGTTAAATGAAGTTCAGCTAACTAGCTTCAAGCATCTGAACAGctgaaaatagaataaaatggagattattaatgtaaaacaatacaaaattacaatacgtaAACAGAACATATCAGTACCTTGGAGGATATGTCACAATATCACACTTTGTATGCTTACTCTATATTTTCAAAAGGCAGAAAGCATTCACTTTACAGCTgggcagttaaaaaaaaaattgcttccAGCAAGTTTGCAGTAATTTTAGCCGAAAACATTGCTATAATCTAACGATTCAATATTGACACTAATGATAACCTACTGTTAAAGAACAGTAATCATTTTTTATCACGCTGGgtgtgaatatgaaaaaataactaattgtGCATTTTTTACATACTTCTGGAGTTATGATAATGatacaaaaactatttgttaCTTAGTGTTAACTTTGAATTTATagtactttaaaaagtttaatgtgtaattttttaattattggataACTTGATGTTTGATTagtcagttttatttatattttggctcTGGGGGAATGGGTTCTCCTAATCCCTCCATAGTTACACTACTGGTTGTAAgtatcaactaaaatataattttctctagGGTGGTTTTCTTACTGGAATGCCATTCTTACTGATGTGGATTGTTTCTTTCCCTCTGTCCTACACGGCTGACAGACTCATCATCAAAGGCTACACTTCTGTAACTGTCTCCAGGAAAATATGGAACTCTGTAGGTGAGTTAATtggaaagtattttaaattatacagggtgtcccgtaattctctggacaaaggtataccacgttatcgctcaggtcaagacaaacatatttcaccatatgaacatgggtctctgatgcttagtttcccatctgacTATCTatacttgttttttataaaaaattaataaattatacaaaatttggctCAAATTTTGACGACGACAAaaccagttactgaaaaaatatcatgatcttcagtattttcaaaatggtggccattaaaacctttaaactttgaatatcttaaaaaccagcaatttttctcaagaattacaaaaataacagtttttacaagatcttatcacaaatataatgacaccaaaattatttaaatcgaacaATAAATATCCGATTTAGAGCAGTTTTACTGtaacaagacatggcccacattgaggttattaatcacttatttattattcgattaaaataatttttgtgtcattagattttttaagatcctctaaaaactgttattcttgtgaTTCTTGAgaaatattactgatttttaagatattcaaagttaaaaatattgaatagccgccattttgaaaatattaaagataatttcatgtttttttcagtaactggtcTTGTTATTGTCAAAATTTGAGTCaaatttgcaataatttaatttattactttttaagacattaatttttttataaaaaacacatacaggcagacaggtgggaaactaagcatcggagatcCATGTTCACATGGTGAAATAtgtgtcttgacctgagcaataacgtggtatacctttgtctagagagttacgggacactctgtatagtCTGTTTCAAAATTCCTTCAGCCATGTTTCATTAGTATGAAGTTTAGAGCTCTCAGGGACATGTTACTGACAAATTACAGTCAAAAAGTCTTTCTATAATGCCAAGTTTTACTTCCATCCCTTTACATAGTAATTACAAGAAATCACAGTGGTAGTGaaaaatcaatttgttttcaatgtGCAGAAAACAAATTGACATGCATTGTCTATTATCTGAATCACCTGTGAGAGAAAATTAACAGCccaaattttaaccaaatttgaCATTCAAGAGTAGTTAATGAACACCTTAATTATACCCTTGTTGAagattaatattcttattttttacttcaaactTCATGTCTTGGTAAAATAACCAAAACTGTAttgagtaaatttttattaaaatcttgataGAGACCataagggcagtctgacatgtTGAACTAATGCAAGTACAATAAAGGCAAATGTCTAAAcagtatttattgattttaatttgtaaaatgtctAACCAATTTGCATacaaaaactcattttatttcaaacttacagctctaatgattttattttagttctttcaTTCATAGTCCATTAGAAGGTTAAATGTGGtatgagtaatatttatttttctaaattaagataataataaGAACACAgctctaaattgaaaaaaattgctAGTGTTGACATTTGTTACACAATTTGAAATTATCAAGTcataaaaaatagataatttaactaaaagaaattaagattgaaaaaatttaataatctgtGATTTTTGAAGTATTACTAGCAGACCTCAAATTTTTGACTATCCTGATTTTTTTGTACAAGATCTTTAAAATGGGGTATCAcaagtctaaatttaaaatcttggaGTGGGATCCACCCATTTTGGGAAGAGACGAAAATTGTAACACCCATGAAGAAGcataaatcttcaataagaaatgtTCAGACCTCCtatcattcaaaataatataagagaaaAACTAAATGGgcattaattatgtataaaactttGTGTGACATAAAAAGTATAGAAGGGGTGGATTTAATATGAAATTGGGGGGGGAGGGGTTACAACTGAGGGATCTGGAGCTTATGAATATCCCTTAGCAAATTTGGGGGTCCAGGAATACTCccacagaaaatttaaaaatacagtatctacctatcttataaaacatttttacgcATTTTGAAacctaacatttatttttatacaaaggaaaaattttaaaaatgtatattttaggaGAATATTTGGGGAGGGGCCATGACCCCTGTGACTCTTCCCCCCCTAAATCCACCACTACATTATAGGCTATTACTGTTGACTTTTCTATCAAAACAGCTCACTGGGGCGGGGCTGCTGCGCTTCTTGGTTTTGCGTTTTCCGGCAGCAACACCACAATAGCTGTGGTACTGTACACCATCACCATTGTTACCAACTGCTGCGTCTACATGGGCTTCAACGTCAACCATCTGGACCTGTCACCCAACTTCGCTCGGATTCTGATGGGGATCACCAACGGTACTGCCAACATAACTTCCATCATCGCCCCTCTCTTCGTGGGGCAGGTCATCGATAATGAGGTTAGCTTCTGTTGGTGAATTTGTAAGAAAATGTGAGTTATTGTGATCATGTCAGTAGTGTCACCAAAGCCATGTCCAGGAAGGGTTTTCTTCTGGccggtttataccttccagttgaatctacacCGGGAACTGCAAAAACAGATGTCCTTTCCATGTGGAGATATTGGAGTGCAAGGTTAGATCGATAGGTTGTCTACTGTGAAGGATAACTGTTGGAGATGGTGGGGCTCTTTAAGTTTTAAGTGCTGTtgatagcctagacataagggagtgccaccccctgcctgctttgactggagaggctggtacagctctggccttcccttcttccggggggacatgactgagaATAATGCCCAACATCCTTCCTCCagccccaaccttacccatcctgaatattctgtcactccggaagcagcgcaaaggtccttataggactaagtgcaatttcttagcttcttgtcctaaacAAAAATTTCCCAATCCGGGAGGTTAAAAGTGTACTAATCCTAAcctctaaaatatgtttatagtagATTTTCAGAACTATTTACATGTTCTTCTTGGAATGGGAGTTTCCTAACAGACCAAATCAGATAAAGATGATAAGAGTTTTGGAAGcactttttttaacataacaagTATTGCAGTTTTCTTTTATAAGAGAAATGTTTCTtcaatttctttcaaaaattgttgTACATTTTCTAAAATCTTAAGTGTTTTCTTTACTTAATGGGCTCTTGAGAAaactcaaatttagttttaaaactagcAAAAGAGGATTATGGGATCATAATATGGAACTTTTGGCCATAAGTCCTTAAACTATAAAGCAAAGTTGTGTTAAGGTTAACAATTAATGACAACATACTTCAAAAATCCTACTCCTACTCTTCTATTCAGCAACACTTTTGAACCAATATGGCTTGTAGAGAATGTTTCATGTAAGGTTTCGCAAATCAACTGTGAGAGAACAGACTATCTTATATTAGTGAACAAAATAGTTTTACCACCAAATCAACCCttgagaacaattttaaaatgttaaaataaatatataagtataggGTGAACTGAAATTGTAGGTTTGGTACTACATTTTGGTGAGAACGAAActgaaatatcttttttatttgtttgaaaattattgcaaaaaaacGGAAATATAACTCCGtaactaaaactataactttctaaactttgtaaagatataaatatttatttttatatttacttttacaataaacAGGGTTATTTTGGTaagcaacaagaaaatatttcttcaaagaATTTTACTATCTGTCATATGTCACAATATTTTCTACGCTGTGATAAGGTACATTTGCTCATCTTTGCAAGCCAAAGTTTTCACCATAATTTttctaagtttttaattttgtaacaaaatattaagacaATTAAACCAAGGCAAATGGTTGAagttaacataaatgttattttaaattaatttcacattgTTAAACAGTGAATTATATATTCCAGTATATAACTGGTTACATGCTTTTACCACTACGAATAAACAGATAATTAAATGtctaaaaatgtcttaaaaaccaattgatttttaattccaagtactacattttttattgatgaataaaactGGAGGTTTCAACATCCAGTTAAAAGGAGAAATGTTTGTACtcaaaattcttttaaagtaaGTTACCCATTTGTTTAAACGTATTAGGTTTGATTCTATATGTTATTCTCTGTCTCAAAGATGTGAACATTTACTTTGCATTGTTTTCCAGAGGAACATAGGAGAGTGGAGAATTGTCTTCATATGTTCTGCTCTGGCGTTCTTCCTTGCTAACCTTGCCTTCATGACCTTGGGATCTGGAGAGCTGCAGCCCTGGAACGATCCAAACTTTCCTTCAAGTCTTCGCTCAGGTAATACTGCAGAAGGTCTTGGACTCTAGCAATGTTCCATCTTTACCATTAGCTTCTGCAGAAGGCCTTACACTTCAGTGATACTGGTCATGGACTCTAGCGTTATTCCATCTGTACTATTAGCTACTGCAGAAGGTCTTGGACTCTAGCGTTATTCCATATGTACTATTAACTACTCCAGAAGGTCTTGGACTCTAGCAATGTTCCATCTTTACCATTAGCTTCTGCAAAAGGCCTTACACTTCAGTGATACTGGTCATGGACTCTAGCGTTATTCCATCTGTACTATTAGCTACTGCAGAAGGTGTTGGACTCTAGCATTATTCCATCTGTACAATAGTACAGATAGTACAGTACCTAATAAGGTACTGCAGAAGGGTTTGGACTCCAGAAATGTTCCATATGTACTATTAGCTACTGCAGAAGGTCTTCGACTTCAGTAATGTTCCACCTGTACTATTAACTTCTGTCCACAAACAGCTAGTTTTcacaattcaataaaaaagtaaaaaaaaatatggaagGGATGAGTGCAAACCAGATGCAAATCAGATGTCTCACTGAGGTGTGTTAGTAAGGCCTACCTACCTTGTGCCATCGACGAGATCTAAGATTTCTGGCCATACAGATTGAATTCATCATCTGGCTGTAAGGTTCCAAATAGAGTCCTCCTACCAACCTCAAGTCTCTTACAGTCTAAAATAATGGGTTTGGCAATTCCTCACACTGATAGCTAAGTCTAAACTTAGGATTTTTAATGGTGAGTTCTTGGGCCAAGacccaatttgcattgtataagcacacaacctagtttGTCTCGAAATTGATAGACGAATTTATCCTTAAATTCCTTATTATTATCCTTATACGAAATTGATCGCCGGCTGTGCTAATTTTGATGTAGGTTGAAATTGAAGGTTATTGAAAAGGTTACAAATgtggaataataatttttctcagatcatacATTTTCTAGCTTGACACATTTATAAACGACtgccagacacataaataatagttatatcatggTCAGACAACTAGGTAAAAGACCACTTTAAGGATCTGTATATGTTAAGGTGACACTGATTTAATGGTTTATTTATGCGTCTGACAGCTGTTTTTAAGGGTGTCAAGCTAAGAAACATTAatctaacaaaattttaactttgtttttttttactcttttgatAACTTTCCATTTCAACTTCGACCAAAACTATTGCTGCATaggatcaatttctttcttagagagaatttctctattgatttcaagaaaaatctaGTGTTTACTTATATAGTGCAAATTCTCCAGGACTATAAAGTGTGCAAGTGTTTCCTGAAATGACCTTGTGTTCTGTGTTCAATAAGAAAGATGACCTGTTCAGAAGGCCTTTAGGTAATTccaagcaatatatgggtcaacctcgatttttctcatattacaatataatgttccaatagtcaattagaaaaggaaatgactagaatttcttgccggaaagcagttatagggagcaggcaaccgccagacggtcatatattgcttagagtaacggtacctattagtgatcagaggcactgacgtgatctgggcttcaaatttggaactactagagttaattttttttctaaaagagcaagcagcgcgaagcgctgcgcagcgggcaggcattgtgcgtgatccttttttttattaaaaatttctgataaattgttattacatattacaatataatgtaggtaatgtatgtaaaacaattttaaacatataattacacatgctggaaagcaaagtaaaccaatataatccgcccaatacaaaatctccgtaaatatctggtaaaggaatctgtgtcattcctttggcctgaatcaattcagtatagacgaagatcacgcacgatgtttgcccgctgcgcagcgcttcgcgctgcttgctcttttagaaaaaaaattaactcgagtagttccaaatttgaagcccagatcacgtcagtgcccctgatcactaataggtaattctcgcggttgcctgctccctataactgctttccagcaagaaattctagtcatttccttttctaattgactattggaacattacattgcaatatgagttgcctgctccctataactgctttccggcaagaaattctagtcatttccttttctaattgactattggaacattatattgtaatatgagaaaaatcgaggttgacccatatattgcttagaattaccggcCTTTACTTAGACTCATAAGCCAGTTCGTGAAGTGGGTGTTGGTGCCCCTAATGAGTTCCCACCAATcatatcattatcattatcataGATTCTAGGTCTGGCCATTGGATTGTGCTGTGAATGGTGTTCCAGAAGAACTTCTGTTCTCTTTTGTGTAAGATAGATAATGACTTTGCCAATAAACCAGTGGCTTGATAGAAATATCTAATTGCCGAGGAATCCGAAAGATTCATAAAGTactatatcattaatatattaatgaaataataggGCTGAAAGCTAAGGATTATTGCTACTGCAATCATTCTCAACCAATAGAGGGCATTCTGGTTTCTTCAGTCATTATAGAAGAAAGATTGCACTGCAATAAAACATTTCGAAATATGTGTGAAATATGTCTTCTTTTCAAATTAGTGGAAACAagatagttttcaaggtaagtCTGCTAATTTGCCTATCAACTAGCAATAATATATCAAGAGGAATAATAGAACTTAGATTCTTAAGTGCACTTTTAGATATGATTGATATGTGGCAACCAATACGCTGTTCTACAGTATTTTAAGCCACATTCAGGCTGTCCCGAAATTACTTGACCAATCTtcttcaagattcaagattttaaaaGTCTTTATTCGTGAAATGCACATCatgtacaagaatagtgtcaagtaaaaacacaaatttgctgttgaaataccattaaattaatcatattctTCATAACCTCATTCAGCAGGTTGAAAATAAACATTCAAGTGAACAATCTAACACAGTTCACAATCTGTTttacagtatagtttttaaaatttaaaaagatattaatgtcaaatttttataataaactgtatattagcaaaaaatataaagaaacatgaAAAACACACGTAAAGCCAAATATTGTATTACAGCCGTGAGGTATATCgtgaactatttaaatttttctctatattttgataaaatttcccTCAATTCTTGTGAATTTTGAAGCAgataatattgtaattacaattaataggTCTCACacgcaaacaatatttttttcaggtaCATTGTGATAAAAACCAAGTTTGGAATAAATCTACATACTGTATAAATGATTTTACatctgtttgtatattttttatctaaatagcATACTATTTAAACgattatttaatctttaataaaatgctgaaaatgttgtttaaatgtcttaataattcctttaaaaattttcattccatTACACCCTAAAATATATGAGACATTTGTTGGTCCTAAAAAGGTTAAGAAACCATTATCAGATAAggtttttagattataaaaaatgtataactaaactAGAAAGGTGACTTTAAAGAAGGGTTAATGTAAAAGTCTATTTCTCAGCTTGAATGGGCAGAAATCTGACATTCTTTTGTTTCTTATTATTGTCCTAAGTTGGATATTATGTcagttcatttaaaattattttcaaaaggaaCTTATTGGTctgtaattattagtatttttaactttttctgttgttttcagACTCCAGTAACAGTAACGAGGTAGACTGTGAGAAGGGTGCGGTGTAGAATGTCAAGACTAAGAAAATCCCTCGGGAACTTCGGATTCTCCTCAACCAGGATTGTGTGTCTGGTCTCAAACGTCTTGTGTGAAAAGTCTCAgctgtttttaaactaaacagaAGTCGGAGACTCCACAAAACATCAAGTGCATGttgtttatgtatattaatactatatataaattaaacactatatttatatttctgctgaatgtattataaaataggACTTTAAGcagattaaaagaaatatatttgtttttaaactaaaaaactgtaatacGATTAAAATAAAACTCCCAATATTCCATGTTATAGAGCCAAAGTACATGAGCtgtcattttgtactgggttgattgagatagaaagctctagtttccaccgttcatcttcttttatcaagacctttcaaacgaggtgtcacttaatggttctttacatttaaaaatattgaaccgTCCCCCTAGAATCCAATTTTGGGAAATGGGCAaaattgtaacagtgactaaaaagttcacttctatttcctaaagaggtgtcccgagttccatccctccatctttatccatcaaaaaataaacagagtgtatccatacttttaactcacactgtataaagAATTGATAAAGAACAAGAAATTGTAATGAATTTATCTTTAATGTGATATGGAGCTGAAAGAACTCAAcaccaaaaataaaacacatttaaatcatcactgagttttattttgttaacagtttcaacaacaaaTATACAACATTTGAATAAAGgtacaaaatagattttaaatatatacaatatcgTAAAATCCTGTACAACGTATATATTTAAGAGTAcaactatacaaatatatatcatataataataaggCACACtcgatataaaactaatttattaacaaGTCATAATGAGTATTAATTATTTGCTTAATCTATCTCATATCACCGTTATCCTTTTAGCCGTAAACAGGATTTTCCACATTGGATACgtaagctttaaaatatttatctgttgcaaaaatctgaataaaaacactaaattattaatatcagATTAATTCTGTTAACAAAAGTATCATATATtgcaaaactattaaaaaactataatagcCTAAAACATTGGAAATATGATAAAAACTAatagaaacaaaatgtatttattaaaatctccATATAAAATGTACtacatacaattgtaaattaaaaacattaacttgtaaataactaatgtattgagaaaatattcaaataaaaataaatttgcctTGATGGCAATACTCTTTCTTTAAACAATCTTAAAACAATTCACAACTTTAACACATTTGTTATTGCACACAATATTGATAAAAGTACAGTAAAACCTCATTAATACGCTCTATCGGAAAAGCTGTTTCTAAAATTCTACATTATCCGTTATTTCTACAATGCAGAAtcaaaacacaatattatttattttctaatgctTGTTTAGTACCTGTTTTATATCATAAGTATAAaccatattgtgttttaattttacaatactcATCTTACAGTACAAAACAACTTTAATTAGCCTGCTGTCACATTTGTAATTTTggttattaatacaaaactaaagtAAAACGAAGTTGGATTTGAACCTTCGCAAGACAATGAAAAACCTCATTTAACTGGATAGTAAACTTGTTATAGTCATTCCTATTTCATCTTAGAGCGCAGAACCCAGAACAAAACTCGTGTTTTCCCTCGAATCTTGATTTGAAATAACACCCAAGTATTTACTCTCAGGTTGATTTGTTGCGGTTATCTTATTGGAAAATTTTTGTCAAGACTCCCCTGAAAatacaagatataaaaaacaaattcaccCAATATTTTCCTACAAACTGTTCAgtgtgaatgtaaatttcaatgaGATTTTTATCTGTCCACCTCCAAATtacttaaagattatttatataaaatgttaacccGATAACTTTAGCAGTTTTTACATCAAGATCGGACCAAAACAACCTAAATCTATTAACAATCtgataacagttttttattttatgaaaatttttcagTTCCAATCTGGGCTAATGGGGGTTTACTGTACTAAATATAGACAAATATAGatctatacatataatataatacactacttacaatataattaaacctAAACGGTATTTAATGTTCccatacaaaaatatacaaataacgtaGAAATGTCACAGCCAAATTAGCAGCAAATAAAAGAGCACTTGTGGTCGGATGAAACGGCGTTACTTAACTAACTACTGTTACTTCGAAATCAGGACTAATGAACTAAAAAAGTTAATCTCACACATGACAGAGATGGGTTACAAGTAATGGATGACAAGTAGAGTCAGAATATATTGGATTATCATATCTAAAGCTGCCTTGTACTCCACCTTCAGAACTTCAGTGTCGTCACTATCTCGGGCAAAACGAGAAATACGGAAACAGGAAGCAGTGGAGGGACAGAAACCTAAACAGAAAATTCT is part of the Homalodisca vitripennis isolate AUS2020 chromosome 8, UT_GWSS_2.1, whole genome shotgun sequence genome and harbors:
- the LOC124367353 gene encoding putative inorganic phosphate cotransporter isoform X2, with the protein product MKTLKVKQVETPPSWIGVRHLQVVLLFLCMLFAYIIRVNISVAIVAMTGNKPDVDEYTWDTPTKSLILSAFFWGYLVMNIPAAVIGHSVNNKMLLGGSFACASILSLLTPVLARWGGATIVIIIRVCQGLTQGFMMPMIHGLLSKWAPPHERARFSTYILGGLNFGTMIVLSFSGLLASSPWGWPSIFYFSGGLGLFWVVLWMLLGANSPEAHPFISDAERLYVQRSLPGTARDHVKMAIPWRYILTSGPVWATTLAHVGQNWGIWTILTEIPTYFNKALNFNLSKGGFLTGMPFLLMWIVSFPLSYTADRLIIKGYTSVTVSRKIWNSVAHWGGAAALLGFAFSGSNTTIAVVLYTITIVTNCCVYMGFNVNHLDLSPNFARILMGITNGTANITSIIAPLFVGQVIDNERNIGEWRIVFICSALAFFLANLAFMTLGSGELQPWNDPNFPSSLRSDSSNSNEVDCEKGAV